ATGGCTATAAGCGCTCAATCTCCGCACCGGGCATTGGCAACTACATCACCCTGGGTAAAGCGGCGGCGCTAGTGCGCGATATGCTCGGTGAAAAAGCGCTGAAAGAACGCAGTTTTGTGCACGCCCATGGCACCAGCACGCCTAAGAATCGCACCACTGAATCTCATGTCCTGGATGAAATTGCTCGCGCCAACGGGATCACCGATTGGCCCGTGGTCGCCATTAAAGCGTTTATCGGCCACTCGCAAGGTTCAGCTGCGGGCGACCAGCTAGCGAGCGCCTTAGGCAGCTTTGCCCACGGCCTGCTGCCGGGCATCCCCACGCTTGACGCGGTGGCAGACGATGTCCATGCCGAGCGGCTGCGCTTTTCGCAAACGACACAGGCATTTCATGCCGATGCCGCTTTTATCAATGCCAAAGGCTTCGGGGGCAACAATGCCACCGGGGTGGTGCTTTCCCCAGCGGTGACCGAGCGCCTGCTAACTCAGCGCCATGGCGCAGCGGCGGTGAGCGCCTGGAAAGAGCGTCGCGAGACGACTCGCCTAACGGCGGCGGCCTATCTTGCCCAGGCAGATTCTGGCCACTACGCACCCCGCTATCAATTTGGCGAGGCGGTGCTTGAAGGGCCAGAGCTGGATATACATGCTGACCGAATTCACATTCCCGGCTACGATCACGCTATCTCGTTAACCAGTGACAATCCGTTTGGCCGGCTAGACGAGGAAACGTCGTCATGAGCACCGGCAATGCCAATATCGCCGTTTATCCAGGCACCTTCGACCCGATCACCAACGGTCATTTCGACCTGATTGAGCGCGGTGCGCGACTGTTCGACAAGGTGGTGATTGCGGTCGCCGAAAGCCCAGGCAAACGCCCCAATCTCACCTTGGAAACACGCATAGCCCTAGCAAAAACGGTTTGTGCGGCGTTGCCCAATGTTGAGGTGATTGGCTTTTCAAACCTGCTCACCGCCATGATGCACGAACAGGGCGCATCGATCATACTGCGCGGCCTGCGCGCGATATCCGATTTTGAGTACGAGCTGCAGCTTGCCAATATGAACCGCGCACGAAATCCGGAGCTCGAAAGCGTGTTCCTCACGCCTGCGGTAGAAAATTCGTATATTTCTTCGACCATTGTGCGTGAAATTGCCAAGCTCGGCGGCGACATTTCCCCATTAGTTCATCCGCAGGTCGCCGAGGCGCTGCGTAAGCATTACACTAACTAGCCAACGCCATTGTTGAGTAAAACACTCAGGTATTGATCCCCTGAGTGCGCCAGCCATCCGCGAGGTATGCCCATGGCCCTGATGATTACCGACGAGTGCATTAACTGCGACGTCTGCGAGCCCGAATGTCCCAATGACGCTATTTCCCCAGGCGAGGAGATTTACGTCATCAATCCTAGCCTGTGCACTGAGTGCGTTGGTCATTTTGATGAGCCACAGTGTCAGCAAGTGTGCCCGGTAGACTGTATTCCACTCGATCCTGAGCGTCACGAGAGCCAAGAACAGCTGATGACGAAGTACCGCATCATCACTGCCGCTTAAGCGGCTCAGCCCTTAACGTGCGTATTTGGGCCCTCGCCTGGCCAATCATTTTATCTAATATTACTGTCCCACTGCTGGGTCTGGTGGATACCGCCGTGGTTGGGCACCTGCCCGACTCTCGCTATTTAGCGGGCGTCACCCTAGGCGCGATGCTCTTTAGCTTCCTCTACTGGGGATTTGGCTTTTTACGCATGGGCACCACAGGGCTGGTCGCTCAAGCTATGGGGCGCGAGAACGACACTGACGTGCGCAACCTGCTGGGCCAGTCGTTGATCATGGCACTGGTGATCGGCGTTCTGCTTATTCTATTTGCGTCACCGCTAATCTCACTAGGGCTATGGCTATTAGACGGTAGCGAAGTGGCCACCCACCTAGCCCGTGAATATGCCCACATACGCCTCTGGTCGGCGCCAGCCGTTCTCGCTAACTATGCGATTTTAGGATGGTTTCTCGGCCAGCAAAATTCGCGCGTTACCCTAATGATTTTGCTACTCACCAACAGTGTCAATATCGCACTGGATATCTGGTTTGTGGTGGGGCTAGGCATGACCAGCAACGGCGTCGCTTGGGCCAGCGTAATTGCTGACTACACGGCTTTTGCGTTCGGCGGCTATTTAGTGCTGCGCCAGCTAGCCACGTTGAAAGGTACTTTTTTGCGCGAACGTTTGCTCGCGCTAGCGGCCTACACGGCGCTTTTTCACGTCAATGCCAATTTGTTCGTGCGCACGCTGGGGCTATTATTTGTCATGGCCTTTTTTACCGCTCAGGGGGCGCGCCAAGGCGACACCATACTGGCGGCCAATGCGGTGCTCCTGCAATTTATTATGCTGACCAGCTACGCCCTGGATGGCTTTGCCCACGCGGCAGAATCGCTTGTGGGGCGCGCTTACGGGCGCAAAGACTGGCGCGAGTTTGCGCTTACCGTGCGCGCCGCCGCACGTTTTTCCTTTTGGACCGCGGGCGCCGCTGCCTGCCTATTCGCCGTCGGGGGTAACGGGCTGGTGGCCCTGCTTACCGGCCTTGAAGAAGTGCGCATAGTCGCGGCGCAGTATCTGCCGTGGATGGTCGTTATGCCGCTGATTGCAGTATGGAGCTATTTACTCGACGGCATTTTTATCGGCACCACCGGCGTGCGCGAAATGCGCAACAGTATTTTTATCGGCCTCGCCGCTTACCTGCCCGCCTGGTGGCTAACCCAAGGGCTCGGCAATCATGGGCTCTGGCTATCGTTTATGCTGTTCACCCTGGTTCGCTCGGCGGTATTGATCCATTACTATCGCCGTCACTACCATCGCCGCTACCAGCTAAACCGCTGGCGCTAAAACGGGGCAATTAGCGTCAACTAAGCTAACGTGAGATGAAGCGTGCAGCTTCAAGGTGAAAAATACCGCCCTCCCCAGTATATTAGCCACGGATCAGCACGCACTTCCTAATAATGAGAAAAGAGAGCATCCCATGCTTAAAATGATATCAAAACCGGCGGTCAAGCTGGTGGAGCGCTATCTGCCTGACCCGTACATTTTCGTTCTGCTGCTGACGCTCATCGCGTCAGTCGCCGCGATTGCTATTGAGCGCCAGTCACCGCTGGCCGTCTTAAGGTTTTGGGGTGACGGTTTCTGGGGGCTGCTGACCTTCTCCATGCAGATGCTACTGGTGCTGGTGACAGGCTTTATGCTGGCAAGCTCTCCACCGGTAAAGCGCATTCTGCAAAAAATTGCCGGCACCGCAAAAACGCCCGGTGGTGCTATCATTTTAGTCACGCTGGTCTCATTGGCAGCGAGCTGGATCAACTGGGGATTTGGCCTGGTTGTCGGCGCGCTATTTGCTAAAGAGCTGGCCCGCCTGATTCGCGTTGACTACCGGCTATTGGTTGCCAGCGCCTATTCAGGCTTCGTCGTTTGGCACGCCGGCTTAGCGGGCTCGATACCGCTGACGATTGCGACCGAGGGCCACTTCGCCGCCGATCAAATTGGCGT
This DNA window, taken from Vreelandella profundi, encodes the following:
- the coaD gene encoding pantetheine-phosphate adenylyltransferase, which encodes MERGARLFDKVVIAVAESPGKRPNLTLETRIALAKTVCAALPNVEVIGFSNLLTAMMHEQGASIILRGLRAISDFEYELQLANMNRARNPELESVFLTPAVENSYISSTIVREIAKLGGDISPLVHPQVAEALRKHYTN
- a CDS encoding YfhL family 4Fe-4S dicluster ferredoxin — its product is MALMITDECINCDVCEPECPNDAISPGEEIYVINPSLCTECVGHFDEPQCQQVCPVDCIPLDPERHESQEQLMTKYRIITAA
- a CDS encoding MATE family efflux transporter gives rise to the protein MRIWALAWPIILSNITVPLLGLVDTAVVGHLPDSRYLAGVTLGAMLFSFLYWGFGFLRMGTTGLVAQAMGRENDTDVRNLLGQSLIMALVIGVLLILFASPLISLGLWLLDGSEVATHLAREYAHIRLWSAPAVLANYAILGWFLGQQNSRVTLMILLLTNSVNIALDIWFVVGLGMTSNGVAWASVIADYTAFAFGGYLVLRQLATLKGTFLRERLLALAAYTALFHVNANLFVRTLGLLFVMAFFTAQGARQGDTILAANAVLLQFIMLTSYALDGFAHAAESLVGRAYGRKDWREFALTVRAAARFSFWTAGAAACLFAVGGNGLVALLTGLEEVRIVAAQYLPWMVVMPLIAVWSYLLDGIFIGTTGVREMRNSIFIGLAAYLPAWWLTQGLGNHGLWLSFMLFTLVRSAVLIHYYRRHYHRRYQLNRWR